GACGATGGCATCAGCTTTTGTGAGTAGAGCCATACTGAATCCACTCCCACTCGAAAACGGTATTCTAACCTCCTCGTGTGTAGACTCCTTTGCCATGGGGGGGCTTTGGGCATTTATTGGTATTTATAAGGCCAATTATGTCAAGCAGTTTACCAAGATAGTAACGTGGGCAACACCCGTTTGTCTGGCTATATTTCTTTATATTGTACTTAGTGGTAACAAAGGGCTTTGGGCCAATGTGTTTTATCGTTTCTTGATGTCGGTGCCTTTATTGCTTTTGCTGATACAAGCCACCAAAAGCGAAAAGAATAAAATCTTATCTCCTATTTTGGACAATGTTTTTATCAAATTTATTGGTCGAATTAGTTATGGGATGTATGTTTTTCACATGGTAGTTCCCGAAAAACTATTTCCATTCTGTATGGGTCTTATCAATCGTTTTTTATCTATTACGATTCATAGCACCATTATACCAATATTCTTGAATTTTGCGTTACTGGTTGTGGTATCTACGCTTTCATTTTATTGTTTTGAAAAGCCTATTACCAACCTAAAAAAACATTTCAATTAATCATCAAAAGGCTTTAATATTCTGTAAATTAGTAAGATATAAAAATACACATATCGTTGTGTCGAGTAAAATAGCTAGTAATACCTCGATACCAATGAACTGTTATATTGCATATTTTAAAATATCATGCCCAATTCCATTAAAATTCTAATTCCTTCATACAACGATTGGGACGCTCTGGCTCTCCTATTACAACGTATTAAAGAAAAAGTAGAACCTCATTTTTTTGATCAACTTTCCTTTGTTATTGTCGATGATTGCTCGTCGATCCCCTGCGAAGTCAATAAATTTGCTGGTTATCAACTCGAAATTATCCGCCTATGGCGCAATGTTGGCCACCAAAAAGCCATTGCTTTAGGATTAGCATTTTTAACCAAAGAGCGTAATTTCGACTACGTAATTGTGATGGACTCGGACGGCGAAGACAGACCCGACGACCTAGAGGCCTTGTTTGAAGCCTGTTCAAAATCACAAACTATTGTATTTGCCAAAAGAGCCAAAAGAAGCGAAGGTATTGTTTTTAGAATGGGCTATATTGTATATAAACTACTATTTGGCTTATTGACGGGTAAAGTAATTGAGTTTGGCAATTTTAGTATTTTGCCATTCAAGCAAGCTCAAAAATTGGTATATGTTTCCGAAATATGGAATCATTTTCCTGGAGGTATTATCCGTTCTAAATTACCCTATACCTCTATTCCCATTATTAGGGGAAATAGACTGGCAGGGCAGTCAAAAATGAACTTGGTATCATTAATATTGCACGGATTAAGTGCCGTATCGGTACATCTCGATACCGTAGCTGTCAGAATTTTGTTAGGGTCGCTGGTACTCACCTCTCTTTCAGTAATTGTTGCCATTGTCGTTTCAATTATTAGGCTTACTACCAACTGGGCATCACCAGGCTGGGCTACAACCCTTGTTTCGACGGCTATTATTGTAATATTGCAAGCCTTTTTGAGTTCGCTTTTCTTGATTTTTACGGTATTGAATTACCGAACTCAAAAGCACTTTATCCCTGCAACAGAATACCAAGAGTTTATCGAAAAAATTGAATCTACCGATATTTAAGAACCTCGGTGATAAAACCCATAAAATCCCTTTTTCCAATCATGAAATTAAGTGTTGTCATTCCTGCATATAACGAAGAAGAATCTTTGCCCGAAACCCTAAAAACCCTCTATACTACCCTTACAAAACACCAAATTGAGCATGAAATTTGTGTAACAAACGACAACTCGAAAGATGGTACAGAGCTAGTATTGAAGGCATTGCAACAAGAAATCCCAACGTTGGTATATTTTACCAACAAAGGCCCTAATGGCTTTGGCTATGCTGTACGCTATGGATTGGAAAGATTTACGGGCGATTGCGTTGCTGTAATGATGGCCGATATGTCGGACGACCCCGAAGATTTGGTTAAATTTTACCGCACCATGCAAGAAAAAAATGTAGATGCCGTATTTGGAAGCCGTTTTATTAAAGGAGGGAATGTATATGATTACCCACAAGTAAAGCTGGTAATCAATCGGGTGGCCAACTTTATTGTAAAAGTATTGACAGGTATCAAAACCAACGATACCACCAATGCCTTTAAGCTCTACAAAAGAGAAACCATCGAGGGTATTAAGCCATTTTTATCGCCCCACTTCAACCTTACTGTAGAACTCCCCCTCAAGGCATTTGTACGAGGTTATAGTTATGCTGTTGTACCCAATAGCTGGACCAACCGCAAATACGGTGAGTCGAAGCTAAAAATCAAAGAAATGGGCAGCCGTTATTTCTTTATTTTGATGTATTGTATGATTGAAAAATATTTTTCACGGGGCGATTACATGAAAAAATAATCAAACAAACAATGTTTTGAATGCTGTAATTTGATAAAGCAAATACGTCAAAACGATTCCCCATAATACCGCAAATAGCAACATTGTGGATAATATTTTGGGAATAGACACTCGAAACGACAAAGCTAATAGCGTGCCTCCAATCGGTGTAAAAAACAAAGGTGTAAAGCACGCTATACCCAATATACCAACCTTTTGCCACAAATTAACAGCAAATCTTGTTCGGCGAGAGAAGCGTTTTGGAGGATTCTTTCTGTATTTTTGTATAAGACGGCTAATAGTTGTTCCTAAAATTATAACAATTATTACCGTAAGCATCATTCCTATAATGGTACATATTGTGGTTTCCCAATAAGTTAGCCCTAATACGAACCCCGCAATGGGCCCATTCAAAAATTTAATAGAAGTGGCAACCATTACGGCAAAATATTTTCCAATTGGCATAATATAGCGTTCAACGTTTTAATAATCTTGCAAATTTACGACCTAATAAGCATTATTAATGTGTATTAGTATTTTGTTCTTCAAATCCCGCATCATTATGGCTAAAACTCGCCTACTTTTTGTGGCTATTTTACTACTTGGTTGTTTTACCTCAAAAGCACAGAGTGTATTTGCCCCCTTAAATCAAGATTATTATGACTTGATAGACCGCTATGAAATAAAAAAAGGGAGCTTTTCTAAGCATTTTCATACAACTATCAAGCCCTTTACTCGACAAGGAATTGCCTTGTTTGTCGAAGATATTCTGAAAGATTCTACTGTCAAGCTTACCCCAACCGACCATTTTAATTTGGCCTATCTAACAAACGATAACTGGGAATGGGCTACTCAAGAAACCCCCGATAGCAAAAAACCTATTTGGGGAACATTCTACAAAAAGCCGTCGGATGCCTATTCGATTCATAACGACGATATTGATTTGCATATCAACCCTGTGATGGATGTACAAATTGGAGGAATATCGGGAGGTGAACAAAGTTATATTTCTCTCAATACTCGCGGTATTGAATTGCGAGGAATGATTAACAAGAAAATCGGTTTTTATACCTACATGACCGATAACATATCGCGTATTCCAGACTATATCAAAACCTATACCGATTATTTCAATCAAAATAATATTCGTATTGGCGGGCGACTACCCGGTATGCCAGGCGAAGGGCTTACCAAAAATTTTAAGAAAGACGTACTCAGTACTGATTTTTTCTCGGCTCGTGCCTATATCGTTTTCCAAGCTACCAAAAATATAAGTATCCAGTTTGGACACGATAAGAATATCCTTGGCAATGGCTTTAGGTCGATGATTTTATCGGACAACTCAGCTCCATATCTGTTTTTAAAAATCAACACTAAAATAGGGAACTTTCAATACCAAAACCTCTTTGCCGAACTCATCAATCCTGGTACAATACCTATCGACAATGTATTTCCTAAAAAATACATGGCTATGCACCACCTCAGTGTCAACCTATCGTCGAAACTCAATATTGGACTCACTGAGAGTATTATCTTCAAAAGAGATAGTACCAATGGTGTAGGAGGTTTTGAGCTAAATTAC
The DNA window shown above is from Flectobacillus major DSM 103 and carries:
- a CDS encoding acyltransferase family protein → MNFSAKSSHFPQIDALRAFAMLAVLAFHWLPESMRILPWGGIGVTLFFIISGFLITRILLIDKEAYLSQKATLGKLYKNFVVRRGLRIFPLYYAFITFILLAYPNNSFIDERPWFYYGYFYNFDLANTHEWSDILSPFWSLSVEEQFYLFWPLCIFLMPHKWTPHFIILTMASAFVSRAILNPLPLENGILTSSCVDSFAMGGLWAFIGIYKANYVKQFTKIVTWATPVCLAIFLYIVLSGNKGLWANVFYRFLMSVPLLLLLIQATKSEKNKILSPILDNVFIKFIGRISYGMYVFHMVVPEKLFPFCMGLINRFLSITIHSTIIPIFLNFALLVVVSTLSFYCFEKPITNLKKHFN
- a CDS encoding glycosyltransferase, which codes for MPNSIKILIPSYNDWDALALLLQRIKEKVEPHFFDQLSFVIVDDCSSIPCEVNKFAGYQLEIIRLWRNVGHQKAIALGLAFLTKERNFDYVIVMDSDGEDRPDDLEALFEACSKSQTIVFAKRAKRSEGIVFRMGYIVYKLLFGLLTGKVIEFGNFSILPFKQAQKLVYVSEIWNHFPGGIIRSKLPYTSIPIIRGNRLAGQSKMNLVSLILHGLSAVSVHLDTVAVRILLGSLVLTSLSVIVAIVVSIIRLTTNWASPGWATTLVSTAIIVILQAFLSSLFLIFTVLNYRTQKHFIPATEYQEFIEKIESTDI
- a CDS encoding glycosyltransferase family 2 protein gives rise to the protein MKLSVVIPAYNEEESLPETLKTLYTTLTKHQIEHEICVTNDNSKDGTELVLKALQQEIPTLVYFTNKGPNGFGYAVRYGLERFTGDCVAVMMADMSDDPEDLVKFYRTMQEKNVDAVFGSRFIKGGNVYDYPQVKLVINRVANFIVKVLTGIKTNDTTNAFKLYKRETIEGIKPFLSPHFNLTVELPLKAFVRGYSYAVVPNSWTNRKYGESKLKIKEMGSRYFFILMYCMIEKYFSRGDYMKK
- a CDS encoding capsule assembly Wzi family protein, translated to MAKTRLLFVAILLLGCFTSKAQSVFAPLNQDYYDLIDRYEIKKGSFSKHFHTTIKPFTRQGIALFVEDILKDSTVKLTPTDHFNLAYLTNDNWEWATQETPDSKKPIWGTFYKKPSDAYSIHNDDIDLHINPVMDVQIGGISGGEQSYISLNTRGIELRGMINKKIGFYTYMTDNISRIPDYIKTYTDYFNQNNIRIGGRLPGMPGEGLTKNFKKDVLSTDFFSARAYIVFQATKNISIQFGHDKNILGNGFRSMILSDNSAPYLFLKINTKIGNFQYQNLFAELINPGTIPIDNVFPKKYMAMHHLSVNLSSKLNIGLTESIIFKRDSTNGVGGFELNYLNPVIFYRFIESFQGSGDNALIGLDFKYNFAKKFSLYGQMMLDEFIIKEIFSSDGFWTNKYGSQLGLKYLDVLGINNVDYQVEYNMARPYTYSHAKDGLHYTHYNQSLAHPLGANFIEWSHTLRAQPSKRLQFVARFIHASYGDDANSTANWGKNILLDYNTRSRLILYQDNYGNVTGQGVATITNTFDLRGSLQIKHNMFIDAHFLTRNYISQNHSLDNTTTLYSIGLRWNAAFRQMYY